One Salvia splendens isolate huo1 chromosome 1, SspV2, whole genome shotgun sequence genomic window, ATAATAAGCTCAGCATGCTTGACAAGCAGCAATAATGTCTCACCAGCAGCTGCACTAAAGACAGGTACAAGAGCTGGTAGAGTTGATTGCTCAAAATCATTTTTGTCCTACAATAAATTTTACAGCATAAGCCTATAGTCTCGAGCCTGATGCTAAATGATTATTCAAGTCACAAATTCACCATGCAAAGGAAAAATCAAATCTAATTCCAAAACAGAAATAAATCATGCCAAAGGCTTCAGAATAAAATGATGAATTAATATTGTACCTGTGACTCCGCTATTGTCAGAACCATAGGCAGAATCATAGGTTGCATCACCAAATTTCGGAGTTCAGCACAAAGTGGGGGGAGAACCTGTGTACAGAATGCAATCCAAGGATCAATGTTTTTAACTTGTCCAAACAAAAACATTTTGAAAAACTAAGTACACCCGCATAACTGTCATCTTAAAAGGAAGACAGAGCTTACTTCTGACATCATGTTAAAGAAATCATAAGACGGATACCGTGACTTATAATGACGTGAAAATTTAAGGtttaaaaaaacttaaattaGTCAACATCTGATTCTCTATGAAGTATAATGCATTACTTGATCTATATCAACATACAATAATAGATTTTTTCCCAAATTGAATAGAATtgaaggaaataaaatattcaaaccTTGTACCGCAAAACACGGGGGTCGAAATCTTTCCACATATCTGATAAAGCTTTAAGAAATTCAGTTTTCTGCATGTTATCTCTCTCCTGGAAGTAGTCAGAGAAAATTCCAAATTAAAAAACTTGTACTATGTAACTTTTAATACCAAGTCCAAGCTGAGGTAAATAATGGATTACATACAAGCAAGTGATCCAAAAAGCGAAGAGCACGCAACCTAGTATCCTCACGAAAAAAAGATGAACCTGCAATTGCGAATAAGAACGGTATATTTGATAAAACAAATCAAGTAATGCATGAAATTTTTACATACACTGTACTGTCAGCATGCCCTgaaacaacaaataaaaaatgatatctAGCACCTTAACATTCACCATCAGAGATTTTGTTGATATACTAAACAACTATAACCAAACAGAGTAAATCCTAACCTGTGAAATCCAATGCAGTTGGCCTTGAAGCCTCATTTGTTGAGAGCATTCTCTGCAAATCTGGGACTAGCTCCCTCGGAATTTTTGTAAATGCCTCATTTGTCAGGTACGTTAAACTATTCATGTACTGCAAAAAAAGCAACCAGCCAAGAAAAATTATTCTCTAAACAAGCACATGCTTGTGGAAAAACCTATAAAACTTACAAAGACAAAGACAAAGACAAAGTATCCCTAATTTCATTTCTTGATATATAATGGCCAGGAGAGGCAGTGCAACATCCTAGAAAACCAGAATATATAACTACATGCTTAACATAGTAGAGATGATATACTCAGTCCTGACCAAGTTACATATAGAGGCAGATAATTTTCTTATTCCTTAAATAAAGGTTTTATATCAAAATCAGAAGATGTGCAAAATGAGATGTAATATTAGCAGGAAaacaataaaacataaaaaggaGCATCTATTTCCTGATGTCAAAGCTCATAACAAACAATCAGCAATACAGCATTGCCAAAGTTCAAAGATAGTAAAACTTACCATCTTCACATTGTTGTTACAATCAAATAAGGGTTTCCGAGCCACCAAGTGGTAGGCAAGGCATGCAAAACTGAAAATATCAGCAGCAGTCCCAACCGAAGCAGTTTTACTCCGTACCAGTTCAGGGGCAGTGTAGTTTATTGATGGCTGCAAGGGCAGTATAGAATCTTCTGCATCGTATTCCTGTTAGCAAAGCCAGTTAAGAATTCAGTAATGCATGGTTCAAACTCGCAATAATCCAGACAGTCCTCAAAACAAAAGGAAGCAAATATTAGTAGAAGAGCACTAGCAAATGCAATACGAAAAGCTGGGTCAAGTGTACAACAATATAGAGAATACTCTAAGAAAATGGAATAGGGTAGATTCTCAGTTTATGCCTTCCAAATTACTCCAACAATAAAACAATGCGTGATGTTGAACAAAGTTTTAATTCCTATGAGAGTATTATCAACAAAAGGCATCATGGAGGTGGAACCCTGGCAGTGcagatatataattaataattgcaTTCATGGAGCTTTTTTGCTAAGATAGCTACAATTAAGAGATTGTGAATGCTACGAAgccatatttattttttaattccttTACTTGTTTTATGGGCTATATCACCACAGTAACTACTAGAAGTAGATCctcatatataaatattctttcATAAGACAAGAATATTATATAAATGGTGGAATACAAGCCAACTAAAAGCACAAAATACTGCATATAATATATCTAGAGAGTGCATAGAACACAGCAGATAAACATAATCCACAAAAGAATTGAAAATAATATCCATATTTGCCAAAAATTGATGACTCACAACGTAATGGAATGCTTGCACACTAGCAGAATCACTGGAAGACTGATCGGCTGAAATGGAAAAACCAAAGCCACCAAGCTTCCAAGCTCCATTAGACGTAATAAGGATAGTCTGCCACATAGAGAAAGAACATCAGTTTAACCATATGCATAATGTAGCCGCCCGAGACAGGATGGCACCGATGCCAAGTGAACAGGCAATTAGTACACAAATGATTTAAATTATCAACCAGTCCGTCATGGAAAACTTTCTACAGAGTGTTTTATAACCAAGACATGTAGGACATGTTTACATCACAAGCTATTTAATTGGAAGCAAGCATTAAAAGATGAATCTTACTTTATCAGAATATATATActgaattataatttataagtcGCAACAAGTTAGGTTCCTGGCCAATTTCAGAAACAGAGGTATAGAGGAGGCAAAAATGACAAAGAAGCACATGTTAGACTGTGTATGGTacaacactaaattcaattctATGCCTCCATATAGCGCCAAGAAATGAAAACTGCATATCATAGAGATGCCTCTAAAAATCGTACTGGTATACACTGACGGTTATAACTTCTTCTATTCCACAAACTCAAAAGGcgaaattttaaattaacagAAAATAAACGAGAATCCTACACCAAACACAATGAATGGAAGTCATTTGTATTATACTGtattgaagaaaataaattactacCTCGGGAGATATAGCCCGGTGGATAAGACGTGCATTATTATGAAGAAAATCTAATGTCTCTGCAATCTGGAGCAGACCATGCTTAATCTCCAATATCCCCATTTCCTGCAGCAGATACAGTTCATGAATCAGAACTCCCTAGAAATAGCACAAGTTTTTATGAACACGGTTCCTGAATTGCAATTATATTTAAACCACCAATTGGAAAAGTGCAATAAAAAGGGGATAATTTAACGGAATTGATAGTGCAAATGACTGAAATGAGTACTAAGCaacaaaatttattcaattctCTCATCACATTTAGTGTCGTTAAAAAATCCTCTCTTCTTCAGTAAAGAACACCAagccaaaaattaattaatatttccaaATTAGCATCCATTATCCAGCTCAAATACCCAACACGACAATCCAAACTCAAAAAATTAATCCTCAACTTCAGGAAAACCTAATTGCTGCAATTGAAGACCATACCATCCCCTTGAGCTCCTTAGGAACTGTGGCGATATTCTCCACATTCCCCAGCGCATTGGCTGCCGACGCAAACAGCGGCTCCGTGACCATGGCCATCGTATTCTTACTCTCATCCAGCGCCTGGACCACGTGCACTACCCCAGGGTGCCTCAGCCTCACGAGCCGGGCCGCATCGGCCCGAATCACATCCAGAAACGAATCCTCCGCAGCCTTCGACAGCCCGGCCCGCTGCCGAGCCTCCGAAAGCGCCTTTTTGTCCAGCACCCAAACGCACACGGTAGGGTAGACCGCCGGCGCGTGGCCGTCTCGTGACTTGGCGGAGTACAATTTCCAGGCGAGGCCAGGCCCCGCCGATCCGATCTGATCGAGGAGGTCGTATTCCTGCATCGCCCTGGGGAGGCCGGTCACTTCCTGCACTGTGGTTTGCACGGTCTTCTCGATCACGGCCGACGCCTTCGCGAAGGCCTGCGTTAGGGTTTTCATATTTAGGGACATTTCTGGAATTTGGGGGGTTTTGGCAAGGGTAGTTCGGAAATTGGCGGTGGAagtagcggcggcggcggttttGGAGAGAAGGATTGGAATTTGGAGATGATCGGAGCTCAGATCTCACCCTCTATCTCTCTTGGTGTTGAAGGAAGAAGACTTGTGCAATTGATTTTTCTACATGGCGTCGAAAACAAAATGATAAATGGAACCGAATGCCACGTTGGAATTTTTTGGGGTAGTTCGGTTATCTGATTTTTGGTCCCTCAACTTTTAGGTTTTATGTATTTTAGCCCCCTTTCTTTTGTTATTGAACAAGTACATTTtgtattttcgatttttttctgTTCAGATCGTGgatttcattttctttatgtCGGTGGTTTAGTTTGATTCAATTtctgttttcaaataaattatttcAGTTTAGAAAAAATACTGTATTGAAAATCGAATACGACAGCCCTAATTACTCTCGTGCAATTAGAAGACCAAATTGTTATTAATCCATAGAGCATGCTGGTaggattttaataaattattaaataataaatacttAGTTGATGGAAAATGTATCCCATCATGGGTAAATAAATAGTCTATTTGGGTCCATTCATCAAAATTAGTTTATAAGTAGAATTTAATTATGGTCACATTTTTATCTTTATGAGTTGGATCTCATTTTTTATGAGTAACTAGACTGTCATTCATCCACTCGTCTCCCATTCGATTTCGTAAATCAGTCTTGATAGTCTTCATTGCGGAAAATGTTCTCTCAACAGAAGCAGTAACAACAGGTAAAACCAATGCCAATTCAATAATCCGATAGACCAATGGAAAAACTAAATGCTTCTTAGTTTTGACCATTTTCATAGCAAAACTTCCCAAATCACTAAGCGCAATAAATTAAGGATCACACCGCACATTAGCAATAAAATTACTAACTTGTCGTGGAAGATGTAAACATTCACTCGCAGAGAAGCCCTCGGGATATAAAGTAGCAATATCAATGACTTGAAGCTCATTGAATTCAGAGAAAGAATTTCTTGGATCAAGACACGCTATGCATTTTAGCAAGTCAGTGCTAGCTTTAGAAAACCGATTATTCATCTCTTGTATAATTAAATCAACAACCTTAATATTGCAGCCACAATAGGTTAATGACAAGTAAATATATCGATAAAAACATGAATAAAAATATTAGATTACCTGATAAAAAATCTCCACCTGATAATGATGTAAGTTTGTGATCAACTCTGCTCCATGCTTTTTTCGACCAGGGCGTGGTATGATGTCCTCCTTATTAACTTGTGAAATATTGTGCAACTCACAAAATCTATTTGTTTGGTCTAACAAGGCTTCACATCCATCATCCCTGAAACTTTGCAATTGATGTTTCACACTTTGGATCAATGATATAGCTTGTACAATGTTTTGATCTTTCCGTTGTAGGGCATGAGACAATTCATTTGTAGTTCCTAGTAAGTGTTTCATCAAGtgcaaagtaaaaacaaactcaTAATTATCCATTCTTTCGATCAAGCCTTCAGTAGTACTTCTATTATCAAGGATAGTGGCATCATCTCTAACAATTTCCAACACTTTCTCAACCACGGGCCACATAGAGCATAAACGAAGCAATGTAGATTAATGTGAGCCCCAACGAGTGTCTCCTGGTCTTACCAAAGTAGTTTCTTGATCCAAAGAACGAGAACAAGTGTCAGTTACATGTACGATCCCAAGAAATCGCTCAATCACATATCCTTCACTATTCACGTATCTTAAAACAACATCCATTTGTTCCTTCAATGAAACATCTCGAGCCTCATCAACCAAGATAGTGAAAACTCTATCCCCAATATCTTTGACTATGGCAAGTGTGACTTCTGAAGCACAAGCATTTGCTAATTCCTTTTGAATTCGTGGAGAAATCATCTGGTTATTAGCAGGAGCATTTGTACCAACACTTTGGAAACATCGCCATTATGATGACTAAGTCATTGAAGCAACTCAAGAAAATTACCTAGATTTGAAGAACTACTTGATTCATCGTGTCTATGAAAAGGCAATCCATGTTTTAAAAGAAAACGAGTCACATCCAATGAAGCAGTCAACCGAACACGATATGCAACCTCCGCCTTACGAGTATTTGATCGAAATACATTTGCCACACTGTGTCTTTGATCTTGAAAAGCTTCAAACTGAATCCGAGCATTATTGTGACAACTATTTGCAGCCCCAACATGTTGATTGAATTTTTCTAGTGCATTTTTCCAATTGTTAAAGCCTGTCTTTGTAAAAGCATCTTCTGCATATCGACCTCCTTTACTGATTGGTTGAAAAGATAGCACCAAAAGCAAAAGGCTGCATTTTTTGATGCACTATACTCTACCATGGAAATTTTGTAAACCAAGCATCTTGAAAACTTCTTTCTTGAATACCATATTTCTTTTTCAGATATGTATTCCCAATTGGTTGGCAAGGACCTTTAACCAAATATTATCTCCGTACTCTATCCCGAATAGCAACATCAAAAGCCTCTATTGACTTTCGTTTTCCTGGGTCAACATCAATATCATTCCAATCCAATTCAACTTCTATTGCAGACTGATTTTCTactgattcaacaattctagcacttgaagaagatgaagaaccgccactttgcatttttttaaagtaaCGTTCCATCTTCTGTATTAGCAATTTAGCAAAATAGTTcaataaatc contains:
- the LOC121806463 gene encoding SCY1-like protein 2, which encodes MSLNMKTLTQAFAKASAVIEKTVQTTVQEVTGLPRAMQEYDLLDQIGSAGPGLAWKLYSAKSRDGHAPAVYPTVCVWVLDKKALSEARQRAGLSKAAEDSFLDVIRADAARLVRLRHPGVVHVVQALDESKNTMAMVTEPLFASAANALGNVENIATVPKELKGMEMGILEIKHGLLQIAETLDFLHNNARLIHRAISPETILITSNGAWKLGGFGFSISADQSSSDSASVQAFHYVEYDAEDSILPLQPSINYTAPELVRSKTASVGTAADIFSFACLAYHLVARKPLFDCNNNVKMYMNSLTYLTNEAFTKIPRELVPDLQRMLSTNEASRPTALDFTGSSFFREDTRLRALRFLDHLLERDNMQKTEFLKALSDMWKDFDPRVLRYKVLPPLCAELRNLVMQPMILPMVLTIAESQDKNDFEQSTLPALVPVFSAAAGETLLLLVKHAELIIHKASQEHLISHILPMLVRAYDDTDARLQEEVLKKTVSLAKQLDVQLVTKAILPRVHGLALRTTVAAVRVNALLCLSDMIQLLDKNAVLEILQTIQRCTAVDHSAPTLMCTLGVANAILKQYGVEFAAVHVLPLLIPLLTTQQLNVQQFAKYMLFIKDVLRRIEEKRGVTLTQSGQAEPKQSPTVEGLLSGQMNKPVSTAPSNTKRSSAWDEDWIPNRGAATAPQSSSAASAAQPAVPNQPAQSNLSLKSSAPSTQQPPSSCPAVDVEWPPKNSSNAAAQFGGLDILNGNKGTSDSNLDDIDPFANWPPRPSGATNNSGSMNNGSTRSSVNKYGLNSSSTSANGSNSQSSSWAFSMPTQNQGITSSPSIGSSNGGLSSQYTLGQVKQNHGVSGSSSQKAANLDSIFASNKNEHTALRLAPPPATAVGRGRGRGSRGQTGQTKSKTEQPPLLDLL